Sequence from the Rutidosis leptorrhynchoides isolate AG116_Rl617_1_P2 chromosome 3, CSIRO_AGI_Rlap_v1, whole genome shotgun sequence genome:
CGTatccatcaaaaaaaaaaaaaaaaaaaaacacctagGCCCaatttaattaattttagtttgaaCCAAATAAAAAGGTTTATTAATTATTTGGTTTGTACAATCATTGAgtcttttatatttaattaaatcgtatttaattaaattatGCTTTTTAAACTATAGGTGATAATTATAtgtcaacaatatataataattggtgtTTAAATGCTAAAGTGTGTAACCCCATAAGTCTGTATATAAGCGATTGTATAGTTTTGTATTATGACGTGCACACAAAGTCAGTAGGCTCTTTACTCACTCAAATCTTGTAAAGATAAGTAGCGTAAAAACAATTACATTCAAAGTGTAACATGTGTTATTAGATAGAGAATCGTCATCCAATACGATAAATACTTCCCAACCCTTCACATTAACCCAAGTAATATAACCGCTCTCGTAACTGATATGCATAAGTAATTCAGACAAGTATGGTCATTATAAATTATACTCCATTGTTTTCTTGTATTTTGACCTATCATCACTACTAATAACATATACATGAGACAATTTATAATCAGGGAATTGCACAAAAGTTATTTAATCAGGGAATTGCACGATTATATGAGAACTTTGTAAAAAGGAGCAATTTATACCTTAACCAAACAAAAGGTATCAGTTTCATTGTTTCCATTTTCAATAACCCTCAATCCAAACAGGCCCCTAAGTTTTCAGGGTGTAATTGTAAAAACAGATACACTACTGAATTTACAAAACCCTGTCCCCTTATCTCTATCTCCGCCCATATCACCTAATCCTCTTTCCTCGCCCTCTTATCAGCTTTCTCCGTCGTCAAACTCACCGGAGCTTCACCGCCGGTGAACAACCGTCACAACCTCAACACAATGAATCCATCAATCCTCTTAACTCAACAACAACCATCACTAACTCAATCTACACAACTCATCACTCCATTTCTAAACCCTAAGCCTAACAAACTCACTGCCAATTCCCTCACCTTCAGTCGCCGGCGACGCCGTTACACCTGCCGTCGTATCTCCGCCACGTCATCAGACCAGCCGTCGACCACCCCTGCCGCTGTTGCTGACACCAGCAATGTGTTCGGAGAGAAAAAGGAGTTAACGGCTTTACAATCGGTAATTGATTCTATGTCACCGGCTGTTAGGTTAGCTAGTTCAGTTGTTAttgttgctggtgctgttgctgctgGTTATGGATTAGGGTTACGTATTGGTGGAAATGGAAATAGAAATGTTAGTTTAGGTAGTGCTGTTGTGTTAGGTGTTGCTGGTGCTGGTGCGGTTTACGTGATTAATTCGTCTGTTCCGGAGATTGCGGCTGTTAGTTTGCATAATTATGTGGCTGGTTCGGATCCTGGTGCTGTTAAGAAAGAAGATATTGAAAGCATTGCTAGCAGGTTTATCTCGATAAACTGGAATATAATTGGTTGAGTTAATTGATTAATGATTATGTTGTTGTATGCACATTATAACTGCATATTTTGACTTTGACAATGGGGGAATTGGATAGTAGAATTACTATCAGAATAGATGTTTGAAGTTCGCTATTAATATACAAGGTTTTTTTTAACAGtagatgttataataatattagtaaagtgTAACTATTAACTATATATTTTTTGACGACTAGTGAACGTAATTATAGAACTATGTCAATGGCTAAATAATTGGTTAAAAGTTGGGAATCACAAAATACACCCTAGTTGTTCACAAAAAGGATTTTGTAAGTTGAGATTTTTAGTTCTCGTGTACGTAAGGGGCATATCTAGGTAGAGACCCGTGGGGTCTTGTGACATCACTAGTTTGGAATATTTTTACTAATACTCTTCAAAATCAACTGTAGGACCCATATATATGTGGGATTTATGGTTTAGGGAGGTAAAACTACTAAAATATCCTTAAAAAATAACTTGGTTTGAAAAAAATTATTGGGACCCCATTGGGTTTTCATCCTAACACTGTTGCAAAAGACCCCGTCTCGAGCCGTGCGACGCCCgttgcgacggtttggtgactagcctgtcccatctcgaagaaaaccgtctaatatgacagtcagcGGTCAAAATCCAGGTCAGAGTTGAAAAACATCAAAAACAtcaggtcaaagtcggtcaaaatttAGAAAAGCCAGAAAGTCGGTAAAATCGATCAAATTTGTAGTAAATTAACGGTGTTAGCGATTATGGGTACAAATTAATCAATTAAagtttttagctttaaaatatgtatacatacatacatacatttatatacttatatatttaaaagtcaactttgatcaacgtccgtctcgaccccgtctcgaccccgtttcgaacgtctcgacctttttaggacccgaccatctctaccccgtctcacgtcttttgcaaccttgcatCCTAGATTTGACACAGGTGGACGTTCAGAGATTAAGTTGTTGCTATTTAATGTGGAAAAAGTTATTTTGAGGTGAAAGTCTTGTTGTTTTATAAGTGGGGTGAGTCGATTGGGTTATAGTCATATTTTAGGTAATGAAAATAAGGCCAATTGGAATTAAAATTGTTCTGGAAAAGTTAGGTAAAAACTATCTTCAAATGAATTAGTTGGTAGTTGAAATATCTCCAGtactcattttatttattttttctttttctttttatagttGTGTTTGGTAAAGCTAGATTACAACTAGGGGATGCTTTGTAAATGCGGGGTTACATTTTCATTTTAGCTCCGTGGgagttatattttttattttatcatGATAAGAATAAGAAAGTGTGTACATCCACAAATCTTCTTTATCTTCAGCAAAAGGAAAAGTAACATAAATATTGGTGTATTTTTTTTTCAGTAACAGAGTAAATGAGTTGCAGTCTGTTGCATATGATGTAACTAGGAATCcctttttaataagtgtcttgtctTTTGATCCTAAAATTTATTTTATACATGTTTCATTCAGATACGGCGTTAGCAAACAGAATGAAGCTTTCAATGCAGAGCTTTGTGATATATATTGCCGGTGAGTAGCAATCTTGTTTTAGTATTTAGAGTTTTTCTGTACTCCACTCTTTCATATAAGTGCCCATATATTTGTCTCCATTACAACTACTTTCCAGTGTGACATATGAGCAATTTAAATAGAGGTTGCAGTTTGAACCCAATTATATACAAATTTGAAATTTTGGGTTGCTTCCTTCTTTGATAAAAGGCTATGGTTAAAactaagttttaagccaaaatggTCAGTCGTCAAATCGAATGAATGGTGTTGAAAGTTGTCTTAAGCGTGCTCTCAACCTCCAAAATATGCTAAGTTTTAGAGGTTGCATCATTATTATACAGTAATTTTTTCATCATAATATATTTATAACAAAAGTTGGACCGAGTAGGTTTTGGTGAGCCAATCCATCTTGCTTTGTTCAGTCCATATTTGCCACCTATAAGATTTGCAGTCTAATTGTTTGTGCATTTGATAGTGAAGGTGTCATAacaaagtatatttatttattgtaCCATAAAGTTTTTTCATGCTTTTATAGTTTTATCCATTATTGCACCATTGCACTAGTAGTTTCATGCTTTCAGGTTTCACTTAGCATTTTGAAGTTCATAAGTAATCCCATTTCGTGCTATTTGTTTCTCAGATATGTTACATCTGTACTTCCTTCCGGAGATGAAGATTTAAAGGGCGATGAGGCTGATATTATCATTAAATTTAAAAATTCATTGGGAATTGATGACCCTGATGCAGCTTCCATGCATATGGAGGTAATGTTTACAGCATTGATTTGTTAATTGCTTGTAGGCTGAAAAAGCTTTCCCGCCTTGCTTAATTTTGTTATTTGCACGTGTTTTCAACAGATTGGTAGGCGCATTTTCAGGCAAAGGTTGGAAACGGGTGATCGTGAAGCAGATGCAGAACAACGTCGGGTAGGTTACGTTTTAATTCACTAGTCAATTGGTAAAGGTGGCAATATTGACCCCTTTACTTATTTTTAAATCGATCAACTTTGGCTGTGTTTCATGTTATAATTTATGTGTAATTCATTACTTGATCACTAGAGATGGAAACTTCCCATTTacttaggtgttgtttgttttttaagatgtttttgtttgaagatctgcggaccatgtATGTAAAAGAAGATGTGGTCTAAAGGTCTATATGCTGAATGctaaagactgtttgtttttatgtctgcaaaataacttaTCCTGTATGTGTTTGCAGCACTCAGAAACACATTtctaaggtgttgtttgttttttaagatgtttttgtctgaagatctgcgaaCCATGTCTGTAGAGAAGATGTGGTCTGAAGATCTGTAAGCTAAACATTGAATaccgtttgtttttatgtctgctaaATATAACTGAAAACCCTTAATTATTAGTATAATTTTCAATTTTTATCTATAAATACTACTGTAGTATATTATTGTAATATCCGTGCTTGTTTCTAAACTTTTaacttaaaacttttaaaactccgTGCTTGtttctaattaaaacttaaaactccctaaattgacatatatgctcggttattctttgaaacataaaacttataaaacatatatctACATTTATTAATCGAACAACAGTAAAGATAAGAACTAATCAGAGAGGTAACCATAAGATTGTCATTCATCTACTTGAAGTATCCATAATTAATGGTAAAACAATTATCTAATTAAAGTAACATCCAAGCTCTGTTAATTGGTATTTAACGAAGAACCATTCATCTCACAAAAAATCTTTATCAAGAAGAAAGCTTTTATCTCATAATTAATTGCATTTAAAAAAGGACGAAAAAAGCTTTTATCTCACAAGCGAAAGAAATAATCCTTTAGGGTAGTGCTGCCGGAAGTTGTAGTGCCACCGGAGGTGGTAGTGCCGCCGGAAGTGTAAGTTCAGTTGGTGGTGATGGAGCTGCTGTTGGTGGTGGCTGAAAGATGTGAAAGGGTGGGTGAGAAATGGGTGGGTGTAAGTTATGTCAAAATGTCTTAAAAGATGAGAAGCAGTAATATAAAGCTTCAATTTTGAAGACATAAAAAGGTCTTATAACGTCTTTTGTCTTCAAAAAAACAAACCATCTGAAACTAATATGTCGGCAGACATAAGATGAAATAAGGTCTTCAATAaagaaaacaaacaacacctaagtATGCGAGATTGCAGacagaataagacattattttatcttatgttttcagaataacaactaaTCTGCACCACTTTGAACTGTTGCTTAACACCCTAGATCACAACTTTGTTATCTCTAGAATTATGTAAAGATACAGAGCTTGATCATTGTTGGGGTCTCCAGTGCAGGCATTTCAGAAGCTGATTTATGTATCAACGCTAGTATTTGGAGAGGCTTCAGGTTTCCTTTTACCATGGAAGCGTGTGTTCAAAGTTACTGAATCACAGGTATAAATCAATCTAGGCATATAGCTTACACTATTTTGGCTTCTTAAAGGCCTTATTTATGAAGTAATTATGTCTCTGATTGTTGGTTCATGGTGATTTACTGTCCATTAGGTTGAGGTTGCTATACGTGACAATGCCCAAAGGTTGTATGCTTCCAAGCTGAAAGCGATTGGCCAAGGTAAGTCTATTCTGCTGATTGTAATAGTTATAAGAGGTGTTTGGATGTGTATGTTGAAAGTGATTGTAAGTTTAAGCTCTAATATAATGTAGCGTTTAAAGGTGCATCTATTGTTTGAAGTTGCATTAGTGACATGTTGAGTGTGTGACAGATTTTGTTTTTTGAGCAAGAATTAAGAAAAAACGCCTTATGAAATGAGACTAATTTTTACTTTCAATAGTTTATAACAACGGCATAAatagaatttttttatttttttatctttaGATAACCTGTATGTTGCAGCTGGTATAAAAATGTTTGTCTAAAACTAGTTATTTGGCAgcttaaaagttagataattagaaGCAAAATCTGTTTATCCAAACATAAAAAACTGTTGATTGCGACTTCAGGTCATAATAATAAGTTATTCAGTTACAAATTGCAAATCCAAGTAACTCTAAAAGATGCTTTTTATTATGTAGTACCCTGAAATGTTCACCTAAAGTCGCCCATGTGTCTAGATACTAGATTTGTGTACTATCAATTTACTTGATTTCTTGATGCTTTTTTTAGATGTTTATCCAGAAGATCTTATTAGTCTTAGAGATGTACAATTACAATGCCGGCTTACTGATGaggtacatatttcaaaagacataagCAACATATATCTGATGGCCAATTGTCGTGTTTTTTATTGTTGTGTTGCATATATTTCAGCTAGCTGAAGACATGTTTAGGGAGCATATTAGAAAGCTTGTCGAAGCAAATTTATCAACAAGCGAAAATGTACTCAAGTCCAGGATAAGAACAGCGTATGTCATCTTGGCATCTTATGACATATCGATATTGAAAAATAGATGTGGATTTGTTTACCCATTCATTTGTGAATGGAACGGTTGTTTTTTGTTTTATATTTGATGGGTCAACTTTGCTAAATACACGGATAGAGGACGACACACGTAAAAAGTTACTCAAAGTGTATTTATGTGCATAACTACCCCGTAAACCGTTTTATTAAAAATCATGCTGGACGCTCTAATTATTCAAAAGTCTTAGGTTTTTTTGGACTAAAGGCATTTTGGCTCAAACCTGATTCAACCTGGCATTGGCCAACTTTTTTTTTTCTGTTACCTGTAATCGATAAGCTGATGACTAAATCTTGAAATGTGTACTTGTTGACTTGTTGTATGCTTTGTGTGAATCTTAAACTACATAGATGCATTTGCACGCCATGTACTTcacataattatcattatcaacTACGGAGTATATAgcatttagatgtttgactaattGTGAAATACTGCTAAAAATAGTTTTTAATTGTCTCTTCCTTTTGTACTGCTAAAATGGATGGGTTTTTTTCAGAAGGGATGCCAGGCTTATTGTTGAAGAACTTGATAAGATATTGGCATTTAATAACTCACTAGTCTCACTCAAGAACCATCCTGATGCAAGCCGCTTTGCTCGTGGGGTTGGTCCAATTTCTTTGATAGGTATTGATGCTCTTATCCTGATTAGTTTCCTTTTCTTGGAATATTAGAGGTGGAAAATGGCTGGTCGGACCGGCGGGGTAGTGGGTTCGATTATTTGTAGTTTGTATGTCAAATATGATTACCAAAATTATGCAATTTCATAAACTACACTTAGAACACCTTTTGACCCATCTGTTTCATTTTCTTTGGATCAGACACAACATGATTCGGCCTATCCATAAGTAAATGGGTTATAACCGCCAACTTTAGCAAAATATgtacattattattagtaatttgttgCTAAGATTATCTATGGGCCAGGCGGTGACTATGATGGTGATAGAAAGATGGACGACCTAAAGCTTCTCTATCGAGCATACGTTGCCGATTCTCTATCAGGTGGCCGTATGGAGAAAGACAAGGTATGAAATAAACTTCTATTTATCGTTCTTTATTATATTGGCCAGGTTTGCGTAGATGCTTTATGGCTCAATCAATTAAGCATCCACCTATATGATGTGAAGGAAACCGTGTATGGTTGTGGCTCTCATTTACTTCATGGTAACAGAAATGAGAATTAAAAATGTATAATGGAGAAAATTGACATAAAATGGAAATTGAACTATCAGCACAATATGTATATCTGTTTTAGATACTTACGTTTGCCTAAAAAATGGTTGTCTTATATATAGCTTGCTGCACTGAGCCAATTGAGGAATATTTTTGGTCTTGGTAAAAGGGAAACCGAATCAATCACATTAGACGTTACCTCTAAAGTTTATCGTAAACGTCTTGCTGAATCCGTAAGTGGTGGTGATCTAGAAGCTGCAGATAGTAAAGCGGCATTTCTTCAAAATCTTTGTGAGGAATTGCACTTCGATACCGAGATGGCCATTGGTATCCATGAAGGTAGTTTATACTTTGCAAAATCCTCATCTGTGGCATGATAGTTATAGCTGGCAAAATGCACAGATTGACTGGGTTGGGCAAAGAATCAAAATGGGTTTTTTTACGTGCAGTTTGAGAAGCCTCTGGTTATGTTGACACAGATATTAATTGTTCATTTTTTTGAATAATTGATGTTTTAAATGCGTTACAATATTATATAGAGGCTTCTAAGTTCTAACCCATTTTACACGTTTGTCTTTTAGCTTTTATTTTATTTGACCCAGTAGGGACAGCCGGTAGCTCAAATCGATTCATTGAATTTAATGAACTGAAGTTGCCAAATTTTTACTGAGAATGAACATTGGCATTGAAACGACTGTTTAGGTTAACTTTGTAAAGCTCGTAAGACATTATATCTTGAAGCATGTATGTAAGTCTCACAATATTCGTATGCCTAATTTGTCACAGAAATATACCGAAAAAACCTTCAGCAATCCGTCAAAGATGGAGAGCTTAGTGACGATGAGGTCAAGTCCCTAGAGAGGTTGCAAGTTATGCTTTGCATTCCTAAACAAACTGTTGAAAAGATTCATGAGGAAATTTGTGGCACTTTGTTTGAAAAGGTAATGACTATACTGgttgtttttatatatacatatagtctCAGCATGCATTTTGTATAACTTGAAAGCCAACAAATAAACAATAAGCTTTCTttaaatcaaaaataaaaaaatgCAATGTCTTAGCTGCTTCATGATCCATCTAATAAGTTGATCGTTtcttatatttaaaatacttttctTGGGGCTAGAAATGAAGGAATTTTACCGACAAATCATGATGGGAAAATGAGAATTTACCATGAAAGGTTTTCGAAAGTTCATTGTTTCATTTTCTATAGGATAAGTTGATCAAATTTAGAGTTCTGTGGCCTTTGTAGTTTCATTTTATCTTGATAGTTGATTATCAATGAGTTTAATCATAGGAAATTTTCAGGTTGTTAAGGAGGCTATCGCTGCGGGTGTTGACGGGTATGATGCTGATGTCCAACAGGCTGTAAGGAAGGCTGCATATGGCTTACGGTTAACCCGACAGGTGGCAATGTCTATTGCTGGCAAAGCGGTAAGCATTAGGATTCGTTAAAGTAAATTAGTAAACCATAACCTGAATCGACATCTTCATAAGTAAATGGATTTATATCGAGGTGATGATTTGTACAACCAATTCTTATCTATACACAAGTAACACAACTAACATGCATTAAAGTGTTGTACTGTAAAACACTATAAAACATGTTTGGTTGTACATGGATAAAAGTTAATTGTGTACAAATCAATCCCCATTTATATTGCCACCTTTAATATTCCATGGTTACATATATTTGTAGTCGAGTTTTCGGATTATGACAATCTGTTTTATAGGTTCGGAAAATTTTCGTAAGCTACATACAAAGATCTCGATCATCAGGTAGTCGCACAGAGGCAGCAAGAGAACTGAAGAAGATGATAGCATTTAACAACTTAGTCGTAACCGAACTCGTGTCAGACATCAAAGGAGAATCATCCGAGACCACCGCAGATGACGAACCTATCGATGTTGAAGCAAAACCCGTAGTGGATGTAGACGATGAAGAATGGGAGTCGCTACAAACTCTTCGTAAAGTCAAGCCGACTCAAATGACTAAGGGTAAAACAGGTCAAACTGACATAACTCTAAAAGATGACCTTCCTGAAAGAGACAGAATGGACCTTTACAAAACATATTTACTGTACTGTCTAACTGGAGAAGTCACAAGAGTCCCATTCGGGGCCCAAATTACCACCAAAAAGGACGATTCGGAATACGTCTTTTTAAAACAATTAGGTGGTATACTTGGGTTGACCGATAAAGAGATTGTTGACGTGCATAGAAGTTTGGCTGAACAAGCTTTTCGACAACAGGCTGAGGTGATATTAGCAGACGGGCAGTTAACAAAAGCTCGTGTTGCACAGCTAAATGAGTTGCAGAGACAAGTTGGATTACCATCTGAGTACGCTCAAAAGATCATAAAGAATATAACGAGCACTAAAATGGCAGCTGCTCTTGAAACTGCTGTGGGCCAGGGGAGGCTCAGTATAAGGGAAATTCGTGAGCTCAAGGGGTCTGGGATTGAGTTAGATGTTATGGTGTCACAAAGTTTAAGACAGAATCTTTTTAAGAAGACTGTAGATGATATATTTTCTTCAGGGACTGGTGAATTTGATGAGGTGGAAGTGTATGAGAAGATTCCGGAAGATCTTAGTATCGATGTTGAAAAGGCGAGAGGTGTTGTTCATGAACTTGCACGTACTCGGTTGGCTAATTCTTTGATTCAGGCCGTGTCATTACTTCGTCAGAGAAATACTAAAGGAGTGGTTAGTTACATGAAATACTCGGTtggctaattttttttttaattacatgaGTCGTCCTTGTGGTTCACCCCAGATTTCACGCGGGGTCCCTAAACTTTTTTTTTGGCGCGCAGGGTCCTTGTACTTTACAATCGTTTCACAAGGGGTCCCTGTGGTTTACAGATACAACTTAACGAGTGTAAAGTACAAGGACCCCTCGTGAAACGAGTGTAAAGTACGGGGACTTCACATGTAAAAAAGTTTAAGGACCCCGCACGTAAAAAAAGTTTGGGGTAAACCACAAGGACACCTGCCtcatgtattttttttaaataattttggGCACTGTCCTTTTCAAATTTGGAAATTGGAACTGATTATTTGCTTATTAAATTCAGGTATCTTCTTTAAATGACTTGTTATCGTGTGATAAAGCCGTACCAGCATCACCATTATCATGGGAGGTAACTGAGGAGTTAGCGGATCTCTTTCTAATATATCTGAAGAGTGACCCAGCGCCTGAAAAGCTGTCGCGTTTGCAATACTTGTTGGACATTAGTGACGCAACAGCAGAAGCATTGCAAGGGATGAAGGATCGAGCA
This genomic interval carries:
- the LOC139902969 gene encoding protein TIC110, chloroplastic, which produces MNPSILLTQQQPSLTQSTQLITPFLNPKPNKLTANSLTFSRRRRRYTCRRISATSSDQPSTTPAAVADTSNVFGEKKELTALQSVIDSMSPAVRLASSVVIVAGAVAAGYGLGLRIGGNGNRNVSLGSAVVLGVAGAGAVYVINSSVPEIAAVSLHNYVAGSDPGAVKKEDIESIASRYGVSKQNEAFNAELCDIYCRYVTSVLPSGDEDLKGDEADIIIKFKNSLGIDDPDAASMHMEIGRRIFRQRLETGDREADAEQRRAFQKLIYVSTLVFGEASGFLLPWKRVFKVTESQVEVAIRDNAQRLYASKLKAIGQDVYPEDLISLRDVQLQCRLTDELAEDMFREHIRKLVEANLSTSENVLKSRIRTARDARLIVEELDKILAFNNSLVSLKNHPDASRFARGVGPISLIGGDYDGDRKMDDLKLLYRAYVADSLSGGRMEKDKLAALSQLRNIFGLGKRETESITLDVTSKVYRKRLAESVSGGDLEAADSKAAFLQNLCEELHFDTEMAIGIHEEIYRKNLQQSVKDGELSDDEVKSLERLQVMLCIPKQTVEKIHEEICGTLFEKVVKEAIAAGVDGYDADVQQAVRKAAYGLRLTRQVAMSIAGKAVRKIFVSYIQRSRSSGSRTEAARELKKMIAFNNLVVTELVSDIKGESSETTADDEPIDVEAKPVVDVDDEEWESLQTLRKVKPTQMTKGKTGQTDITLKDDLPERDRMDLYKTYLLYCLTGEVTRVPFGAQITTKKDDSEYVFLKQLGGILGLTDKEIVDVHRSLAEQAFRQQAEVILADGQLTKARVAQLNELQRQVGLPSEYAQKIIKNITSTKMAAALETAVGQGRLSIREIRELKGSGIELDVMVSQSLRQNLFKKTVDDIFSSGTGEFDEVEVYEKIPEDLSIDVEKARGVVHELARTRLANSLIQAVSLLRQRNTKGVVSSLNDLLSCDKAVPASPLSWEVTEELADLFLIYLKSDPAPEKLSRLQYLLDISDATAEALQGMKDRATPSSGTSEEEFVF